The Achromobacter spanius genome includes the window CACACACAGCACCAGCACGAACAGCACGATGCTGGGAATGACCACCAGCGAGGGCTGGAACAGCATGTTTTCCTTGCCCTCGGCGATCATCAGGCCCAGCGACGGCATCGGCGCGGGCACGCCCAGGCCCAGGAACGACAGCGAGGCTTCCAGCGTGATGGCCATGGCCGCGTCCACCGTGCCGATGATGAGCAGGTTGCCCACCAGGTTCGGCAGGATGTCGCGCCAGATGATTTGTAGGTGCGTGCAGCCTTGCAGGCGCGAGGCCGTGACGAATTCCGCGTTGCGCAGCCCGGCGGCCATGGTGCGCGCGACCAGCGCGTAGCGTTCCCACAGCAGCAGGCCCAGCACCAGCACCACCACGGTCAGCGATGCGCCCACCACCGACACCACGGCCAGCGCCACCAGAATGATGGGCAAGGCCAGGCGCGCGGTGATCAGGAAGGACACGGCGCGGTCCACCGTGCCGCCGAAGTAGCCGGCGACGACACCCAGTGTGGTGCCGATCAAGCCGCCCATCAGCGCGACGGACAAGCCGATCAAGGCCGACACGCGCACGCCGTACAGCGCGCGCGCCAGCACGTCGCGACCCAACTGGTCGGTGCCCAGGATGTGGTTCCAGTCACCGCCTTCGGCCCACACCGGCTCTTGCAGCCGGGCCAGCAGGTCTTGCGTATACGGGTCGTGCGGAATCAGCCAGGGGCCGATCAGGCCGGCCAGCACCAGCAGGGCCAGCACGACAAGGCCCACACGTTGGCCGGCGCGCGCCAGGCGGTCGCCGCGCGGCGCGACGGGCAGGGGAGTTTGGATGGCAGTGTTCATGAGGCGGCTCGCACGCGGGGGTCCAGCCAACCGTTGATCAGGTCGGCGACGAGAGTCAGGACGATGTAGATCAGCGCAAAGATCAGGATCAGCGCCTGCATCGTGGGAAAGTCGCCGCGCAGGATCGACGTCCAGGCGAGCAGGCCCGCGCCGTTGATGGCGAAGACGGTTTCAATGACGACGGACCCCGCCAGCAAGGTGCCCATCTGCGCCGCCGCCAGCGACACCAGCGGGCGCAACGCATTGCGCAGCGCATACTTCAGCACCACGCTGGGGCCGCCCAGGCCCATGGCGCGGGCGGTGCGGATGTAGTCGGTGGCCAGCACGGTTTCCATTTCGGATTTCATCAGGCGCAGCATGGCGGGCATGGCGAAGAGCCCCAGCGCCACCACCGGCATCACGTAGTGCTTCCAGGTGTCAAAGCCCGAGGCGGGCAGCCATTGGTTGCGCACGCTGAACACGATGATCAACAGGAACGCCAGGCAGAACGGCGGCATGGCTTGCGCGCAGGCCGACAGCAACATGGTGGCGCGGTCCGCCAGCGAGCCCTTGCGCATGCCGGCCAGCACGCCCAGCGGAATGGCAAGCAGCAGCGCAAACGCCATGGCGGCCAGGCCCAGTTTGGCGGTGGCGGGAAAGTGCTGGCTCAGCAGTTCGGCCACGGGGCGGCTGAAGTACAGGCTGTCGCCGAAGTCACCGCGCACCACGCCCGTCAGCCAACGGCCGTATTGCAGCAGGATGGGGTCGTCAAAACCGTGTTGTACCGACAGCCGGGCGGCATCCGCCGCGCTGCCTTCGCCGGCCAGACGGGCGGCCGGGTTGCCGGACGCAAACACCAGCGAAAAGCTGATCAGCGACACGAACACCACCAGCAGGGCGGCGACCAGCACACGGCGAAACAGGAATGCAATCATGGGTCAACCTTTATGGTCTTGCGTCGGCGCGCATCGACGTGCATCGGCGCGCGCCGTTCCGCCCGGGCGCGACTTCAGCTTTCACGCGCCCGGACCGGAATGGCACAACGGTTGGAACAAGGCCTGGGCGCGATGGCCCCAAGCGTTATTTCCAGGTGGCCTTGTAGAAGCGCGGGAACTCGTCGCCGTCCACCGAGAAGTTCAGGTCTTTGGCCTGCACGGCGTTCAGCGAGTGGTTCCACAACGGCACCCAGTACGCCTGGTCGGCCACGATCTTCAGCGCGGCCGCGTAGTTCTTGGCGCGCAGGTCGCGGTCAACGGACGTGTCGGCCGCTTCCAGAAGCTTGATGACTTCCGGGTTGCGCGCCTGGTCGTCCGGGCCGCCCCGGAAGAAGTTGCTGGTGGACAGCGCCGCGTCGGCAATGCCGTAGGAGCCCCAGTTGGACGCCAGCATGGCGGTCTTGCCGTCGCGCCAGTTGGTCATGGCGGTGCCGTATTGCTGTTCAACCAGGTTCACCTTGATGCCGGCCTGCGCCATCTGGGCGGCGGCGGCGTCCAGGATGCTGCGCGGCGGCGCCGAGATCACCAGGTCCAACGTGATGCCGTTGGGGTAGCCGGCTTGCGCCAGCAGTTGCTTGGCGCGGGCGGGGTCGAACTTGTAGGACTGCACGTCGGTCGTGCAACCGAACTGCGCGGGGTTGCACGCGGCGTTGATCACCTTGGACGCACCGCCGACGAGTGCTTTGCGGATGGCTTCGCGGTCAATCGCGTGGTTGATGGCCTGGCGCACTTCCTGCTTGGCCAGCGGCGACTTGCCGTCGTCAAAGCGCGGGTTCAGCGAGATATAGCTGATGCGCATGATGCTGCTGCTTTTCACGGTGACCGACGGCGTTTTCTCCATGCGCTTGGCCACGTCGGGCGGCACGCGCCAGATCCAGTCCAGGCCGCCGGACAGCAGCTCGGCGTATTGCGTATTGGCGTCCGGCAGCACGCGCACCACCAGCTTTTGCACGGCGGGTTTCGGGCCGAAATAATCGTCAAAGCGCTCGTACACATAGCGGCTGCCGGGCTGGCTGTCGGTCAGGCGATACGGGCCCGTGCCGATGGGCTTGGCGCCCATGTCCGACTGATTGGCCTCGTAGTACTTGCGCGGATAGATCGGCAGGTTTTCCGACAGCATTTCCAGCGCCAGCGGGTAGGGCGTCTTCATCTTGATGCGCACGGTGTCGTCACCGACTTTCTCCGCCTTGGCAATCCAGGCCACCTGGTTCTGGAAGCGCGCCTTGAAAGCGTCCGACGACACCAGGTTCAGCGTGTAGAGCACGTCGTCGATGGTCAAGAGCGAACCATCGTGGAACTTCACGTCGCGGCGAATGGGCAGTTCGATGGTGGTGTCGTCCACGAACTTGTAGCCCGTGGCGATGGCCGGGCCGAATTCGCCCGTGTCCTGGTTCTTTTGCAGCAGACCCGAGAAGACCATGCGCGCCAGCGCCAGGCCGGGACGGTCCGATTCCTTGTAGGCGTCCAGCGTGGCGGGCGCCGCGTCAAACGCGATGTTGAGGGAATTGTCGGCCTTGTTGGCCTGGGCGGCATGAGCGCCCAGCGCCAGTAGCGCCGCGCTCACGAACTTCACGGTACGGGTTAGCTGCATGTTTTCACCTTGATATGTTTTATGTGTGTGGCCTACGGGGTGCTGCGGTGCTGCGATCTTGCTGTGCTGCGACGGTTGCGCTTTCTTGCGTTTCGACAGGCAAGCCGCTCCCCTTGCCGCGGGCGGCGCAAATTGCGCCGGCGGTGCATGCACGGTCGGTCAGGGAAGGGGCCTGATGCGTCTCAGGCCTGGCGGATTAGCAGTTCATCAAATCATCGGATCCCAACGTTGCCGAAGTCTTCCCGCAGACGCGCCAGGATGCCGACCAGATGGTCGTGCATGGCGTGGCGCGCGCGGATGGGATCGCGGTCGACAATGGCCGCGAGGATGCGTTCGTGTTCTTTCTGCGCTTCGATCCACACCTTGGTGGTTACGAAGTGTTCCTCCAGGCGGTGGAACACCGGGCTCAAGGTGCTCAGGTGCCAGATGTGCGAAATGGCGGCGGCCAGCGCGGCGTTGCCGCAAGCGGCGCCGATGGCGCTGTGGAAGGCGCGGTCGTGCACGCTGGGGGATTCGGTCAGCGACATGCCGTCGTGCGCGGCGCGGATGGCGGCAATTTGCGCGGGCGAGGCCTTTTGCGCGGCCAGGGCGGCGCATTCCGGCTCGATCAGCAAGCGCGTTTCCAAGAGGTCGAAGGGGCCGATATCGGTGGCTTCGACGCTGTCGGCGGCGGCGGTGGCCGGCGCCGCGTCTTGGTACTGGCCGTCTTCACGCGGCTGGCACACAAACACGCCCGTGCCCACGCGCACATCCACATAGCCCTCGATTTCCAGGGCGATCAGGGCTTCCCGCACCGACGCCCGGCTCACTTGCAATTGCTCGGCCAGCTCGCGCTCGGCGGGCAGGCGGCCCCCCGCGGGAAAGTCACCGGCCTTGATGCGCGCGGCGATCTGGTCGGCAATCATGCGGTAAAGGCGGGTTGAGGCTACGGCCTGTAGGGAAGTCATCGTGGGGCGGCTTGGAGTGTTCGGGACGGTGAGCGTAATAGGTTTGGGGCGGTGGTGTCTTGCGTGAGCGGTGCGGGGATGCGATGTTGTAGAGGTGCCTGATGGTCCAGTGGTCAGGCCACTGGACGAAATGTACCGGAGCGGACCCGGCTTGGGAACCGGGGGGCTCCGGTTTTTTGGTGGTTTCAGGG containing:
- a CDS encoding ABC transporter substrate-binding protein, with the translated sequence MQLTRTVKFVSAALLALGAHAAQANKADNSLNIAFDAAPATLDAYKESDRPGLALARMVFSGLLQKNQDTGEFGPAIATGYKFVDDTTIELPIRRDVKFHDGSLLTIDDVLYTLNLVSSDAFKARFQNQVAWIAKAEKVGDDTVRIKMKTPYPLALEMLSENLPIYPRKYYEANQSDMGAKPIGTGPYRLTDSQPGSRYVYERFDDYFGPKPAVQKLVVRVLPDANTQYAELLSGGLDWIWRVPPDVAKRMEKTPSVTVKSSSIMRISYISLNPRFDDGKSPLAKQEVRQAINHAIDREAIRKALVGGASKVINAACNPAQFGCTTDVQSYKFDPARAKQLLAQAGYPNGITLDLVISAPPRSILDAAAAQMAQAGIKVNLVEQQYGTAMTNWRDGKTAMLASNWGSYGIADAALSTSNFFRGGPDDQARNPEVIKLLEAADTSVDRDLRAKNYAAALKIVADQAYWVPLWNHSLNAVQAKDLNFSVDGDEFPRFYKATWK
- a CDS encoding FadR/GntR family transcriptional regulator, giving the protein MTSLQAVASTRLYRMIADQIAARIKAGDFPAGGRLPAERELAEQLQVSRASVREALIALEIEGYVDVRVGTGVFVCQPREDGQYQDAAPATAAADSVEATDIGPFDLLETRLLIEPECAALAAQKASPAQIAAIRAAHDGMSLTESPSVHDRAFHSAIGAACGNAALAAAISHIWHLSTLSPVFHRLEEHFVTTKVWIEAQKEHERILAAIVDRDPIRARHAMHDHLVGILARLREDFGNVGIR
- a CDS encoding ABC transporter permease, producing MIAFLFRRVLVAALLVVFVSLISFSLVFASGNPAARLAGEGSAADAARLSVQHGFDDPILLQYGRWLTGVVRGDFGDSLYFSRPVAELLSQHFPATAKLGLAAMAFALLLAIPLGVLAGMRKGSLADRATMLLSACAQAMPPFCLAFLLIIVFSVRNQWLPASGFDTWKHYVMPVVALGLFAMPAMLRLMKSEMETVLATDYIRTARAMGLGGPSVVLKYALRNALRPLVSLAAAQMGTLLAGSVVIETVFAINGAGLLAWTSILRGDFPTMQALILIFALIYIVLTLVADLINGWLDPRVRAAS
- a CDS encoding ABC transporter permease — translated: MNTAIQTPLPVAPRGDRLARAGQRVGLVVLALLVLAGLIGPWLIPHDPYTQDLLARLQEPVWAEGGDWNHILGTDQLGRDVLARALYGVRVSALIGLSVALMGGLIGTTLGVVAGYFGGTVDRAVSFLITARLALPIILVALAVVSVVGASLTVVVLVLGLLLWERYALVARTMAAGLRNAEFVTASRLQGCTHLQIIWRDILPNLVGNLLIIGTVDAAMAITLEASLSFLGLGVPAPMPSLGLMIAEGKENMLFQPSLVVIPSIVLFVLVLCVNRAGETLRAIQMKKG